From a region of the Balaenoptera musculus isolate JJ_BM4_2016_0621 chromosome 15, mBalMus1.pri.v3, whole genome shotgun sequence genome:
- the ZNF646 gene encoding zinc finger protein 646 has product MEDTPTSLSCSDCQRHFPSLPELSRHRELLHPSSNQDSEEADSIPRPYRCQQCGRGYRHPGSLVNHRRTHETGLFPCTTCGKDFTNPMALKSHMRTHAPEGRRRRRPPRPKEATPCLQGETVSTDSWGQRLGPGEGWENQKKHTEETSGCESGPDSRAALGTWEDPPTRQREGWESQPDPEEGTEGWGPTTNSAGDPPLPTPASSLLSNLEQYLAESVVNFTAGEEPAQSPPAEDERRYKCSQCGKTYKHAGSLTNHRQSHTLGIYPCAICFKEFSNLMALKNHSRLHAQYRPYQCPHCPRAFRLPRELLEHQQSHEGESQEGLWEEKGMPTTNGHADESSREQLPGTQMLNGSGELSTSGELEDSSLEEYRPFHCGDCGRTYRHAGSLINHRKSHQTGVYPCSICSKQLFNAAALKNHVRAHHRPRQGAGEDGQPSVLPAPLPLAETTHKEKEVPAATLDHRPYKCNECGRAYRHRGSLVNHRHSHRTGEYQCSLCPRKYPNLMALRNHVRVHCKAARRSTGPGAEGPLGRRKLELPADPVGAEAAPHSDQGPGCRREEGTTDVPPAADRTAPQICSLGGMLFEDPESLERHGRSRGEGENGRTETRVSPPRAFACRDCGKSYRHSGSLINHRQTHQTGDFSCGACTKRFHTVAAMKNHMRRHSRRRSRRHRRRAGSAGGGGEAELPSGGSWAPELVGDGEGLSRPQDLSRQSLSGAEGNMESDGSCLQAAAERDKCGLERDEACFQGDKESSGTEEGLERKEACFLDNLDVPGDEESNGTRFCGGLPGVEEDQKPAPGQPSSPSHSARAAAGWQAEVSHTCPDCGHSFPHSAGLLSHRPCHPPGIYQCSLCPKEFESLPALRSHFQSHGPGEAASAQPFLCCLCGMIFPGRAGYRRHRRQAHDSYGTTEGSEEEGEEEGAAGAASTHSPPLQLSEAELLNQLQREVEALDGAGYGHICGCCGQTYDDLGSLERHHQSQSSGNTNGEVPSFIHHPGESGDATGMVADGTFEGTVTSFSEEGGDTKSGEGVGATLADSLCMQGGESSLETQPRPFRCNQCGKTYRHGGSLVNHRKIHQTGDFICPVCCRCYPNLAAYRNHLRNHPRCKGSEPQVGPVPEAGGSGEPQNMAEEGLGQAEVEKFQKELKVEPLEEVARVKEEAWEETTVKGEEMEPRLETAEKGCQTEASSERPFSCEVCGRSYKHAGSLINHRQSHQTGHFGCQACSKGFSNLMSLKNHRRIHADPRRFRCAECGKAFRLRKQLASHQRVHMERGGAGGSRKLPREDRPFRCGQCGRTYRHAGSLLNHRRSHETGQYSCPACPKTYSNRMALKDHQRLHSESRRRRAGRSRRAAVRCALCGRGFPGRGSLERHLREHEEEARGGQGGPNGTEGGEGNLVDDQGLEGRWCGTESVSPLEAGVMRPAEQSQSPLKAAGLEGTEPMSWGTGKADGWQGDRGPVNHDGDWVPGGHVPTKPEDESGDSVPRSPCHLGNSQPNGPSLIPMDSWNNGDSSPQLQPESHSFSCSPCGKTSCQSEGPLKHHNTHKTDRHYCLLCSKEFLNPVATKSQSHNHIAAQTFACPDCGKGFRSHHELASHLQTHARGLSQVSPQMEARGPKAGAVEDELDLPGQVRKAPSEPPRAPGENAGRANGGQGVRSAAAVDEERPFHCAQCGRSYRHAGSLLNHQKAHTTGLYPCSLCPKLLPNLLSLKNHGRTHTDPKRHRCSVCGKAFRTAARLEGHGRVHAPREGPFTCPHCPRHFRRRISFLQHQQQHQEEWAVASSGTPKAPAAGRGDLSLPPPPTPTTPLLDPSPQWPADLSFSL; this is encoded by the exons ATGGAGGACACGCCCACCTCACTCAGCTGCTCTGACTGTCAGCGCCACTTTCCTAGCCTCCCAGAACTGTCACGGCACCGAGAACTGCTCCATCCATCTTCCAACCAGGACAGTGAGGAGGCTGACAGCATCCCTCGGCCCTACCGCTGTCAGCAGTGTGGGCGGGGCTATCGTCACCCAGGGAGCCTGGTCAACCACCGCCGGACCCACGAGACTGGCCTTTTCCCCTGTACCACCTGTGGCAAGGACTTCACCAATCCCATGGCCCTCAAGAGCCACATGAGGACTCATGCTCCTGAAGGCCGCCGGCGGCGCAGGCCTCCGCGCCCCAAGGAAGCCACTCCATGCCTCCAGGGGGAGACAGTGTCCACTGACTCCTGGGGCCAGAGGCTTGGCCCTGGGGAAGGCTGGGAAAACCAGAAGAAACATACTGAAGAGACATCTGGCTGTGAATCTGGGCCAGACTCTAGGGCAGCTCTGGGCACTTGGGAAGATCCACCCACCAGACAAAGAGAAGGCTGGGAAAGCCAGCCAGATCCTGAGGAGGGCACAGAGGGCTGGGGGCCCACCACCAACTCTGCCGGAGACCCACCGCTCCCCACCCCGGCCAGCAGTCTCCTTAGCAATTTGGAACAGTATTTGGCTGAATCAGTAGTGAATTTCACAGCGGGCGAGGAGCCCGCCCAGTCCCCTCCTGCTGAGGATGAGCGGCGGTACAAATGCAGTCAATGTGGCAAGACCTACAAGCATGCCGGGAGCCTCACCAACCACCGCCAGAGCCACACCCTGGGCATCTACCCTTGTGCCATCTGCTTCAAGGAGTTCTCTAACCTCATGGCTCTGAAGAATCACTCCCGACTCCATGCCCAGTATCGGCCTTACCAGTGTCCCCACTGCCCCCGCGCCTTCCGGCTCCCCCGAGAGCTGCTGGAACATCAGCAATCCCATGAGGGTGAAAGTCAGGAGGGGctgtgggaagagaaagggatgCCCACCACCAATGGGCACGCAGACGAGAGCAGCCGGGAACAGCTCCCTGGTACACAGATGCTGAATGGCTCTGGGGAGCTGAGCACCTCTGGGGAGCTGGAAGATAGCAGCCTGGAGGAGTACCGGCCATTCCACTGTGGGGACTGTGGCCGTACCTACCGCCATGCTGGGAGCCTCATCAACCATCGCAAGAGCCACCAGACAGGTGTCTACCCCTGCTCCATCTGTTCCAAGCAGCTGTTCAACGCAGCTGCCCTCAAAAACCACGTGCGGGCACATCACAGACCCCGGCAAGGAGCCGGGGAGGATGGGCAGCCATCAGTACTGCCAGCTCCCCTGCCGCTGGCTGAGACCACCCACAAAGAGAAGGAGGTCCCCGCCGCCACCCTGGACCACCGCCCCTATAAGTGCAATGAGTGTGGTCGGGCTTACCGGCACCGGGGGAGCCTGGTGAACCACCGCCATAGCCATCGGACAGGAGAGTACCAGTGCTCACTCTGTCCCCGCAAGTACCCCAACCTCATGGCCCTGCGCAACCACGTGCGGGTACACTGCAAGGCTGCTCGCCGCAGCACAGGCCCAGGGGCCGAGGGTCCCCTCGGCCGCCGCAAATTGGAGCTCCCAGCTGACCCAGTGGGAGCAGAGGCAGCCCCCCATTCAGATCAGGGACCTGGGTGCAGACGTGAAGAGGGGACCACCGATGTCCCGCCAGCAGCAGATAGGACCGCGCCACAGATATGTAGCCTGGGTGGCATGCTCTTTGAAGACCCTGAGAGTCTTGAACGTCACGGCCGGAGCCGTGGGGAAGGGGAGAACGGCAGGACCGAGACCAGGGTGTCACCTCCTCGGGCGTTTGCCTGCCGAGACTGTGGAAAGAGCTATCGCCACTCAGGCAGCCTCATCAACCACCGGCAGACCCACCAGACGGGAGACTTCAGTTGCGGGGCCTGCACCAAGCGCTTCCACACCGTGGCCGCCATGAAGAACCACATGCGCCGCCACAGTCGGCGGCGGAGCAGGCGGCACCGGAGGCGGGCTGGCAGTGCTGGCGGTGGGGGAGAAGCCGAACTCCCATCAGGCGGGAGCTGGGCCCCAGAGCTGGTGGGAGACGGTGAGGGCCTGAGCCGTCCCCAAGACCTTTCAAGGCAAAGTCTGAGTGGAGCCGAAGGCAACATGGAAAGTGATGGGAGCTGTTTGCAGGCTGCAGCTGAAAGGGACAAATGTGGGCTTGAGAGGGATGAGGCCTGTTTCCAGGGTGATAAAGAGAGCAGCGGCACTGAGGAAGGACTGGAAAGGAAGGAGGCCTGTTTCCTTGACAACTTGGACGTCCCAGGCGATGAGGAGAGCAATGGGACTCGCTTCTGTGGTGGCCTCCCTGGGGTGGAGGAAGACCAGAAACCAGCCCCTGGCCAGCCCAGCTCCCCTTCCCACTCTGCCAGAGCCGCTGCTGGCTGGCAGGCTGAGGTCTCCCACACGTGTCCTGACTGTGGGCATTCTTTCCCCCACTCCGCTGGCCTGCTGAGCCACAGGCCCTGCCACCCACCGGGCATCTATCAGTGCTCCCTCTGCCCGAAGGAGTTTGAGTCCTTGCCTGCCCTGCGCAGCCACTTCCAGAGCCATGGGCCCGGGGAGGCAGCCTCCGCACAGCCCTTCCTCTGCTGCCTCTGCGGCATGATCTTCCCTGGGCGGGCTGGCTACAGGCGTCACCGGCGCCAGGCTCATGACTCCTATGGTACGACTGAGGgctcagaggaggagggggaagaggaaggagcagCAGGGGCAGCCTCCACCCATAGTCCCCCATTGCAGCTCTCGGAAGCAGAACTGCTGAATCAGCTGCAGCGGGAGGTGGAGGCGCTGGATGGCGCCGGGTATGGGCACATCTGTGGCTGCTGCGGTCAGACCTACGATGACCTGGGCAGCCTGGAGCGTCACCATCAAAGTCAGAGTTCCGGGAACACCAACGGCGAGGTTCCCAGCTTCATTCATCACCCGGGAGAGTCAGGTGATGCCACGGGGATGGTTGCAGATGGCACCTTTGAGGGCACGGTGACCTCTTTTTCTGAGGAGGGTGGAGACACAAAGTCTGGAGAGGGAGTAGGTGCCACGCTTGCAGACAGCCTTTGCATGCAGGGTGGGGAAAGTTCTCTGGAGACCCAGCCCCGCCCCTTCCGCTGCAACCAGTGCGGCAAGACCTATCGCCATGGGGGCAGCCTGGTGAACCACCGCAAGATCCACCAGACCGGTGACTTCATCTGCCCCGTCTGCTGCCGCTGCTACCCCAACCTGGCTGCCTATCGCAATCATCTGCGAAACCACCCGCGCTGCAAAGGCTCTGAGCCCCAGGTGGGGCCCGttccagaggcaggaggcagcgGTGAGCCCCAAAACATGGCGGAGGAGGGCCTCGGGCAGGCAGAAGTGGAGAAGTTCCAGAAGGAACTTAAAGTGGAGCCCCTGGAGGAGGTGGCGAGGGTGAAGGAAGAGGCCTGGGAGGAGACCACTGTGAAGGGGGAGGAAATGGAGCCGAGGTTGGAGACTGCGGAGAAGGGCTGCCAGACCGAAGCCAGCTCCGAGCGGCCCTTCAGCTGCGAGGTGTGCGGCCGGTCCTACAAGCACGCCGGCAGCCTCATCAATCACCGGCAGAGCCACCAGACCGGCCACTTTGGCTGCCAGGCCTGCTCCAAAGGCTTCTCAAACCTCATGTCCCTCAAGAACCACCGGCGCATCCACGCGGATCCCCGGCGTTTCCGCTGCGccgaatgtgggaaggccttccgCCTGCGGAAGCAGCTGGCCAGCCACCAGCGGGTCCACATGGAGCGTGGTGGAGCTGGGGGCTCCCGCAAGCTGCCCCGGGAAGATCGGCCCTTTCGCTGTGGGCAGTGTGGGCGGACCTACCGCCACGCCGGCAGCCTCCTGAACCACAGGCGTAGCCACGAGACGGGCCAGTATAGCTGTCCCGCCTGCCCCAAGACCTACTCCAACCGCATGGCCCTGAAGGACCACCAGAGGCTGCACTCGGAGAGCCGGCGGCGCCGAGCTGGGCGGTCCCGGCGGGCAGCTGTGCGCTGCGCCCTCTGcggccggggcttccctggccgGGGATCTCTGGAGCGGCACCTGCGAGAGCATGAGGAGGAGGCCAGAGGGGGTCAGGGAGGCCCAAACGGCACCGAGGGCGGTGAGGGGAACCTGGTCGACGACCAGGGACTAGAGGGCAGGTGGTGCGGTACTGAGTCGGTATCCCCGCTGGAGGCTGGAGTCATGAGGCCAGCGGAGCAGAGTCAGAGCCCCCTCAAGGCAGCAGGTTTAGAAGGCACAGAGCCAATGTCCTGGGGCACGGGGAAAGCAGATGGGTGGCAAGGAGACAGAGGACCGGTGAATCATGATGGAGATTGGGTTCCTGGGGGTCACGTACCAACCAAGCCGGAAGACGAGTCAGGGGACAGTGTCCCCAGGAGTCCTTGCCACCTTGGCAACAGCCAGCCCAATGGACCTAGTCTGATTCCCATGGATAGCTGGAACAATGGAGACAGCAGCCCTCAGCTTCAGCCGGAGAGCCACTCCTTTTCCTGCAGCCCTTGTGGCAAGACCTCCTGCCAGTCGGAAGGGCCCTTGAAACACCACAACACCCACAAGACAGACCGTCACTATTGCCTGCTCTGCTCCAAGGAGTTCTTGAATCCTGTGGCCACCAAGAGCCAGAGCCACAACCACATAGCTGCCCAGACCTTTGCCTGCCCTGACTGTGGCAAGGGCTTTCGGTCCCACCATGAACTCGCCAGCCACCTGCAGACTCATGCCAGGGGCCTCAGTCAGGTGTCGCCCCAGATGGAGGCCAGAGGTCCCAAAGCTGGGGCTGTGGAGGATGAGTTGGATCTCCCTGGTCAAGTCCGGAAGGCCCCATCAGAACCCCCCAGGGCCCCAGGAGAGAATGCCGGGAGAGCTAATGGAGGCCAAGGCGTCAGGTCTGCAGCAGCTGTGGACGAGGAGCGGCCCTTCCACTGTGCCCAGTGTGGGCGTTCCTACCGCCATGCCGGTAGCCTGCTGAACCACCAGAAGGCCCACACCACTGGACTGTatccctgctccctctgccccaAACTTCTACCCAACCTGCTGTCCCTTAAGAACCACGGCAGGACCCACACGGACCCCAAGCGCCACCGCTGCAGCGTCTGTGGCAAGGCCTTCCGGACAGCTGCCCGGCTGGAGGGCCACGGGCGGGTCCACGCACCCCGGGAGGGGCCCTTCACCTGCCCCCACTGTCCCCGCCACTTCCGCCGCCGCATCAGCTTCCTGCAGCACCAGCAGCAGCACCAGGAGGAGTGGGCAGTGGCCAGCTCTG GAACCCCAAAGGCACCAGCGGCGGGCAGAGGGGACTTGTCATtgccccctccacccacccccacgaCCCCACTCCTGGACCCTTCACCCCAGTGGCCTGCAGacctcagcttctccctctga